In Ailuropoda melanoleuca isolate Jingjing chromosome 4, ASM200744v2, whole genome shotgun sequence, the following proteins share a genomic window:
- the RHOA gene encoding transforming protein RhoA: MAAIRKKLVIVGDGACGKTCLLIVFSKDQFPEVYVPTVFENYVADIEVDGKQVELALWDTAGQEDYDRLRPLSYPDTDVILMCFSIDSPDSLENIPEKWTPEVKHFCPNVPIILVGNKKDLRNDEHTRRELAKMKQEPVKPEEGRDMANRIGAFGYMECSAKTKDGVREVFEMATRAALQARRGKKKSGCLVL; encoded by the exons ATGGCTGCCATCCGGAAGAAACTGGTGATTGTTGGTGATGGAGCCTGTGGCAAGACTTGTTTGCTCATCGTCTTTAGCAAGGACCAGTTCCCAGAGGTGTATGTACCCACAGTGTTTGAGAACTATGTGGCAGATATTGAAGTTGATGGGAAGCAG GTAGAGTTGGCTTTGTGGGATACAGCTGGGCAGGAAGATTATGATCGCTTGAGGCCTCTCTCCTATCCGGACACTGATGTTATACTGATGTGTTTCTCCATTGACAGCCCTGATAGTTTAG aaaacaTCCCAGAAAAATGGACCCCGGAAGTCAAGCACTTCTGTCCCAACGTACCCATCATCCTGGTTGGGAACAAGAAGGACCTTCGGAATGATGAGCACACACGGCGGGAGCTAGCCAAGATGAAGCAG GAGCCAGTGAAACCGGAAGAAGGCAGAGATATGGCAAACAGGATTGGCGCTTTTGGGTACATGGAGTGTTCAGCAAAGACCAAAGATGGAGTGAGGGAGGTTTTTGAAATGGCCACGAGAGCTGCTCTGCAAGCCAGACGTGGGAAGAAAAAATCTGGGTGCCTTGTCTTGTGA
- the GPX1 gene encoding glutathione peroxidase 1, whose protein sequence is MCAAPLAAAAAAALAAAPRSVYAFSARPLTGGEPLSLGSLRGKVLLIENVASLUGTTVRDYTQMNELQRRLGPRGLVVLGFPCNQFGHQENAKNEEILNSLKYVRPGGGFEPNFTLFEKCEVNGAQAHPLFAFLREALPVPSDDATALMTDPKFIIWSPVCRNDVAWNFEKFLVGPDGVPVRRYSRRFPTIDIEPDIEALLSQAPSCA, encoded by the exons ATGTGCGCCGCTCcgctcgccgccgccgccgccgccgctctgGCGGCGGCCCCGCGCTCGGTGTATGCCTTCTCTGCGCGCCCGCTGACCGGCGGGGAGCCCCTGAGCCTGGGTTCCCTGCGGGGCAAGGTGCTGCTCATAGAGAATGTGGCGTCGCTCTGAGGCACAACGGTCCGGGACTACACCCAGATGAACGAGCTGCAGCGGCGCCTCGGGCCCCGGGGCCTGGTTGTGCTCGGTTTCCCGTGCAACCAGTTTGGGCATCAG GAGAACGCTAAGAACGAAGAGATCCTGAATTCCCTCAAGTACGTCCGACCCGGCGGCGGGTTCGAGCCCAACTTCACGCTTTTTGAGAAGTGCGAGGTGAACGGCGCGCAGGCGCACCCTCTCTTCGCTTTCCTGCGGGAGGCTCTGCCTGTCCCCAGTGACGACGCCACTGCGCTCATGACCGACCCAAAGTTCATCATCTGGTCTCCCGTGTGCCGCAACGACGTCGCCTGGAACTTTGAGAAGTTCCTGGTGGGTCCGGATGGTGTGCCTGTGCGCAGGTACAGCCGCCGCTTTCCAACCATCGATATCGAGCCTGACATCGAAGCCCTGCTGTCCCAGGCGCCCAGCTGTGCCTAG